From a region of the Mercurialis annua linkage group LG1-X, ddMerAnnu1.2, whole genome shotgun sequence genome:
- the LOC126665748 gene encoding zinc-finger homeodomain protein 5, protein MELRGQDTSSYSHQSTGVERRRDGNHNGNTNTTTILTYTQTLDHHRQPRSPNSDRFSTISKGSNSKIRYRECLRNHAASVGGNVFDGCGEFMPGGEEGSLEALKCAACECHRNFHRKQVDGETQFSPTSRRANAMVHSLQLPPPLPSPTVLHHQRYSMGLHSNTSPTAVPNLVQPMTVAYGGGGTESSSEDLNGFQSNADGVPPPPPYVLSKKRFRTKFSQDQKIKMMEFAEKVGWRINKQDEEEVNKFCAEVGVRRQVFKVWMHNNKTVRRNLQEHEHEHGHEQEPQEPL, encoded by the coding sequence ATGGAATTAAGAGGTCAAGATACGTCAAGTTACAGTCATCAATCAACAGGTGTAGAAAGAAGAAGAGACGGGAATCATAACGGTAACACTAATACTACTACTATTCTCACTTACACCCAAACCCTAGATCACCATAGACAACCAAGATCTCCCAACTCAGATCGATTTTCAACTATTTCTAAAGGATCCAACTCCAAAATCAGGTACCGGGAGTGTCTCAGAAACCACGCGGCCAGCGTCGGCGGCAATGTTTTCGACGGCTGCGGTGAGTTCATGCCGGGCGGTGAAGAAGGTAGTCTCGAAGCTCTAAAATGCGCAGCTTGTGAATGCCACCGCAACTTCCACCGCAAGCAAGTGGACGGAGAAACTCAGTTTAGTCCCACTTCAAGAAGAGCTAATGCTATGGTTCATAGTCTTCAATTGCCACCGCCATTGCCTTCTCCGACAGTGCTGCATCACCAAAGATATTCCATGGGGTTACACAGTAATACCAGTCCCACAGCGGTTCCAAATCTTGTTCAGCCCATGACGGTGGCTTATGGAGGCGGAGGCACCGAGTCATCAAGTGAAGATCTTAACGGTTTCCAATCTAATGCTGACGGAGTACCGCCTCCACCTCCTTATGTTTTATCAAAGAAAAGGTTCAGGACAAAATTTAGTCAAGATCAGAAGATTAAAATGATGGAGTTTGCAGAGAAAGTTGGGTGGAGGATTAACAAGcaagatgaagaagaagtaaACAAATTTTGCGCAGAAGTTGGAGTTAGAAGACAAGTTTTCAAAGTGTGGATGCATAATAACAAGACTGTAAGAAGAAATCTGCAGGAGCATGAGCACGAGCACGGGCATGAGCAAGAACCGCAAGAGCCGCTCTAA